A genomic stretch from Streptomyces fungicidicus includes:
- the galE gene encoding UDP-glucose 4-epimerase GalE codes for MTWLITGGAGYIGAHVARAMTGAGERVVALDDLSAGVPARLPEGVPLVRGSSLDGELVRRVCAEHGVTGVVHLAARKQAAESVARPTWYYRENVGGLATLLDAVADAGIERFVFSSSAAVYGDLDVDVITEDSPCAPANPYGETKLAGEWLVRAAGRAHGIATVCLRYFNVAGAAVPELADTGVFNIVPMVFDRLTRDEAPRIFGDDYPTPDGTCVRDYIHVADLAEAHLAAARGLSRGDVTGDLTVNIGRGEGVSVRELITVIGEVTGDTRAPLVEDRRPGDAPRAVASSALAAERLGWTARRSVHDMIDSAWQGWRLHRGG; via the coding sequence ATGACATGGCTGATCACCGGCGGGGCCGGTTACATCGGGGCACATGTGGCGCGGGCCATGACCGGCGCCGGGGAGCGGGTCGTCGCGCTGGACGACCTCTCGGCCGGGGTGCCGGCGCGGCTGCCCGAGGGCGTGCCGCTGGTCAGGGGTTCGTCGCTGGACGGCGAGCTGGTGCGCCGGGTGTGCGCGGAGCACGGGGTGACCGGTGTGGTGCATCTCGCCGCGCGCAAGCAGGCCGCCGAGTCGGTGGCGCGGCCCACCTGGTACTACCGGGAGAACGTGGGCGGTCTGGCCACGCTCCTGGACGCGGTCGCCGACGCCGGGATCGAGCGCTTCGTCTTCTCCTCGTCCGCGGCCGTCTACGGCGACCTGGACGTGGACGTCATCACGGAGGACAGCCCCTGCGCCCCGGCGAACCCCTACGGCGAGACCAAGCTCGCCGGGGAGTGGCTGGTGCGGGCGGCGGGCCGGGCCCACGGCATCGCCACGGTGTGTCTGCGCTACTTCAACGTGGCGGGGGCGGCGGTGCCGGAGCTGGCCGACACCGGGGTCTTCAACATCGTGCCGATGGTCTTCGACCGGCTCACCCGCGACGAGGCCCCGCGCATCTTCGGCGACGACTACCCGACGCCGGACGGCACGTGCGTCCGTGACTACATCCATGTGGCCGATCTCGCCGAGGCGCACCTGGCGGCGGCCCGGGGGCTGTCCCGCGGGGACGTCACGGGGGACCTGACGGTGAACATCGGCCGGGGCGAGGGCGTCTCGGTGCGCGAGCTGATCACGGTCATCGGCGAGGTCACCGGCGACACCCGGGCCCCGCTCGTGGAGGACCGCCGCCCCGGCGACGCGCCCCGCGCGGTCGCCTCGTCCGCCCTCGCGGCCGAGCGCCTCGGCTGGACCGCACGGCGCTCGGTGCACGACATGATCGACTCCGCGTGGCAGGGCTGGCGGCTGCACCGCGGCGGCTGA
- a CDS encoding enoyl-CoA hydratase/isomerase family protein, translating to MEPQLLHTVTGQVATVVIRHPAKRNAMTAAMWGSLPPLLETLAADPGVRVLVLTGEGGTFCAGADISTLRGSPLEAQRLAVAAEEALAAFPGPTLAAVRGHCVGGGAQLAAACDLRFAEEGARFGVTPAKLGIVYPSSATRRLVSLVGPATAKYLLFSGELIGTERALRTGLVDEVLPAGELDGRVAEFTGILASRSSLTQAAAKEFANGRTDRDAHWEERARESGDTSEGVAAFLERRTPRFS from the coding sequence ATGGAGCCCCAGCTGCTGCACACCGTCACCGGGCAGGTCGCCACGGTCGTCATACGCCATCCGGCGAAGCGCAACGCCATGACGGCCGCGATGTGGGGTTCCCTGCCGCCCCTGCTGGAAACGCTGGCGGCGGACCCCGGCGTACGGGTGCTGGTGCTCACCGGTGAGGGCGGGACGTTCTGCGCCGGGGCGGACATCTCCACGCTCCGGGGGTCGCCGCTGGAGGCGCAGCGGCTGGCGGTGGCGGCCGAGGAGGCGCTGGCCGCGTTCCCCGGGCCGACCCTGGCGGCGGTCCGCGGCCACTGCGTGGGCGGCGGGGCGCAGCTGGCGGCCGCCTGCGATCTGCGGTTCGCCGAGGAGGGCGCGCGGTTCGGGGTGACACCGGCGAAGCTCGGCATCGTCTACCCGTCCTCCGCCACCCGGCGGCTGGTGTCACTGGTCGGTCCGGCCACCGCCAAGTACCTGCTGTTCTCGGGCGAGCTGATCGGGACGGAGCGGGCGCTGCGCACCGGTCTTGTGGACGAGGTGCTGCCCGCGGGCGAACTGGACGGACGGGTCGCGGAGTTCACCGGGATCCTGGCGTCCCGCTCCTCGCTGACGCAGGCCGCCGCCAAGGAGTTCGCGAACGGCCGCACCGACCGGGACGCCCACTGGGAAGAGCGGGCGCGGGAGAGCGGCGACACCTCGGAGGGGGTCGCCGCGTTCCTGGAGCGCCGGACGCCGCGCTTCTCGTGA
- a CDS encoding glycosyltransferase family 2 protein, whose product MKVGAVIITMGNRPEELRALLDSVAKQDGDPVQVVVVGNGSPVPEVPEGVRTVELPENLGIPGGRNVGIEAFGPGGRDVDILLFLDDDGLLAGHDTAELCRQAFAADPALGIVSFRIADPETGVTQRRHVPRLRASDPMRSSRVTTFLGGANAVRTEVFAQVGGLPDEFFYAHEETDLAWRALDAGWLIDYRSDMVLYHPTTAPSRHAVYHRMVARNRVWLARRNLPVLLVPAYLGVWMLLTLLRRPSRSALKAWFGGFREGWATPCGPRRPMKWRTVWRLTRLGRPPVI is encoded by the coding sequence ATGAAGGTCGGCGCGGTGATCATCACCATGGGCAACCGCCCCGAGGAGCTGCGGGCCCTGCTGGACTCCGTCGCCAAGCAGGACGGCGACCCGGTCCAGGTCGTGGTCGTCGGCAACGGCTCGCCCGTCCCCGAGGTCCCCGAGGGCGTCCGCACCGTCGAACTGCCGGAGAACCTCGGCATCCCCGGCGGCCGCAACGTCGGCATCGAGGCCTTCGGCCCCGGCGGCCGGGACGTCGACATCCTGCTCTTCCTCGACGACGACGGCCTGCTGGCCGGCCACGACACGGCGGAACTGTGCCGCCAGGCGTTCGCGGCCGACCCGGCGCTCGGCATCGTCAGCTTCCGCATCGCCGACCCGGAGACCGGCGTCACCCAGCGCCGCCACGTGCCCCGGCTGCGCGCCTCCGACCCGATGCGCTCCTCGCGGGTGACCACCTTCCTCGGCGGCGCCAACGCCGTGCGCACCGAGGTCTTCGCCCAGGTGGGCGGCCTGCCGGACGAGTTCTTCTACGCCCATGAGGAGACCGACCTGGCCTGGCGGGCCCTCGACGCCGGCTGGCTGATCGACTACCGGTCCGACATGGTGCTGTACCACCCGACGACCGCCCCCTCGCGGCACGCGGTCTACCACCGCATGGTCGCCCGCAACCGGGTCTGGCTGGCCCGCCGCAACCTCCCCGTCCTCCTGGTCCCGGCCTATCTGGGCGTCTGGATGCTCCTCACCCTCCTGCGCCGCCCCTCGCGTTCCGCCCTGAAGGCGTGGTTCGGCGGATTCCGGGAGGGCTGGGCCACCCCCTGCGGTCCCCGCCGGCCCATGAAGTGGCGTACGGTGTGGCGGCTGACCCGACTGGGCCGGCCACCTGTCATCTGA
- a CDS encoding HdeD family acid-resistance protein gives MARSTKPRGEAAKLSRGFSWLAVLGVILVVAGLVGLVYTGVATLTSMLLFGWLLLVGGVVGLLHAVQARHTNFFWLGVVVAALNIAAGVVILKTPEAAAEALTMFAALLFLTGGLFRLVGSLVVRGPQFGWTLVQGAFGLLLGILVLGTWPSSSQYVIGTFFSLSLLFDGLGLIATGYGGRRIVGMVSERLAGEEAARAPGEPPHTGERHATKPVQPE, from the coding sequence ATGGCCAGGTCCACCAAGCCGCGGGGCGAGGCCGCGAAACTGAGCCGCGGCTTCAGCTGGCTCGCCGTGCTCGGGGTGATCCTGGTCGTCGCCGGCCTGGTCGGGCTCGTCTACACCGGCGTCGCCACCCTCACCTCGATGCTGCTGTTCGGCTGGCTGCTGCTCGTCGGCGGCGTGGTCGGACTGCTGCACGCCGTCCAGGCGCGGCACACCAACTTCTTCTGGCTCGGCGTGGTCGTCGCGGCCCTGAACATCGCGGCCGGCGTGGTCATCCTCAAGACCCCCGAGGCGGCTGCCGAGGCGCTGACCATGTTCGCCGCGCTGCTGTTCCTCACCGGCGGGCTGTTCCGGCTGGTGGGCAGCCTGGTGGTGCGCGGGCCGCAGTTCGGCTGGACGCTGGTGCAGGGAGCCTTCGGACTGCTCCTCGGCATCCTGGTGCTGGGCACCTGGCCGAGCAGCAGCCAGTACGTCATCGGTACGTTCTTCTCCCTCTCCCTGCTGTTCGACGGGCTCGGCCTGATCGCCACCGGCTACGGCGGACGCCGGATCGTCGGGATGGTCTCCGAGCGGCTGGCCGGCGAGGAGGCCGCACGGGCGCCGGGGGAGCCGCCGCACACGGGGGAGCGTCACGCCACCAAACCCGTACAACCCGAATAG
- a CDS encoding cation diffusion facilitator family transporter yields MGAGHDHGHAHGAPAGGTASAAYRGRLRVALAITLGVMVVEIVGGVLADSLALVADAAHMATDALGLGMALVAIHVANRPPSERRTFGLARAEILAALANCLLLLGVGGYVLYEAIDRFVTPAGTAGGLTVVFGAIGLVANMVSLTLLMRGQKESLNVRGAFLEVAADALGSVAVILSALVILATGWTAADPIASLVIALMIVPRTWKLLRETLDVLLEAAPKGVDMGKVRAHILATDGVEDVHDLHAWTITSGMPVLSAHVVVSSEVLNAIGHEKMLHELQNCLGAHFDVEHCTFQLEPGGHAAHEARLCH; encoded by the coding sequence ATGGGGGCTGGGCACGACCACGGGCATGCGCACGGCGCGCCCGCCGGCGGTACCGCGAGCGCCGCGTACCGCGGAAGGCTGCGGGTGGCACTGGCGATCACGCTCGGCGTCATGGTGGTGGAGATCGTCGGCGGGGTGCTCGCCGACTCCCTGGCGCTGGTGGCGGACGCCGCCCACATGGCGACGGACGCCCTGGGGCTCGGCATGGCCCTGGTGGCCATCCACGTCGCCAACCGTCCGCCGAGCGAGCGCCGCACCTTCGGGCTCGCCCGCGCGGAGATCCTGGCCGCGCTCGCCAACTGTCTGCTGCTCCTCGGCGTCGGCGGCTATGTGCTGTACGAGGCGATCGACCGGTTCGTCACACCGGCCGGGACCGCGGGTGGTCTGACGGTGGTGTTCGGCGCGATCGGTCTCGTCGCCAACATGGTGTCGCTGACGCTGCTGATGCGCGGGCAGAAGGAGAGCCTGAACGTGCGCGGCGCCTTCCTGGAGGTGGCGGCGGACGCGCTCGGCTCGGTCGCGGTGATCCTTTCCGCGCTGGTGATCCTCGCCACCGGCTGGACGGCCGCCGACCCGATCGCCTCGCTGGTGATCGCGCTGATGATCGTGCCCCGGACGTGGAAGCTGCTGCGCGAGACCCTGGACGTGCTGCTGGAGGCCGCCCCCAAGGGCGTCGACATGGGAAAGGTGCGGGCGCACATCCTGGCCACGGACGGCGTAGAGGACGTGCACGACCTGCACGCCTGGACGATCACCTCGGGGATGCCGGTGCTCTCCGCGCACGTGGTGGTCAGCTCCGAGGTCCTGAACGCCATCGGGCACGAGAAGATGCTGCACGAACTGCAGAACTGCCTGGGCGCCCACTTCGACGTGGAGCACTGCACCTTCCAGCTTGAGCCCGGCGGGCACGCGGCGCACGAGGCGCGTCTGTGCCACTAG
- a CDS encoding ATP-binding protein: MVTIERDSGDPLPYEGVWRFTAPAVDASVPQARHAVRDLLLRQGVPVADEVVQGLLLIVSELVTNAVRHAALLSPTLAVEVAVGAAWVRVSVEDNHPYRPTALETDHGRTGGRGLLLVREITREAGGTCDIEHTSTGGKVVWAALPLKPAYLP; this comes from the coding sequence GTGGTGACAATCGAGCGTGACAGCGGCGACCCGCTGCCGTACGAAGGCGTCTGGCGGTTCACCGCCCCGGCGGTCGACGCCTCGGTGCCGCAGGCCCGTCACGCCGTGCGCGACCTGCTGCTGCGCCAGGGAGTACCCGTCGCGGACGAGGTGGTGCAGGGGCTGCTGCTGATCGTCTCCGAGCTGGTCACCAACGCCGTACGGCACGCGGCGCTGCTGTCCCCGACGCTCGCCGTCGAGGTCGCCGTCGGCGCCGCGTGGGTCCGGGTGTCCGTGGAGGACAACCACCCCTACCGGCCCACCGCCCTGGAGACCGACCACGGCCGCACCGGCGGCCGTGGGCTGCTCCTGGTGCGGGAGATCACCCGCGAGGCGGGCGGGACGTGCGACATCGAGCACACCTCGACCGGCGGCAAGGTCGTCTGGGCGGCCCTCCCGCTCAAGCCCGCGTACCTGCCCTAG
- a CDS encoding ABC transporter permease, which translates to MSETTHDGTVAVGAPVPPDEGLSADRLAAKYGLSVSGARPSLIEYVRQLWDRRHFILAFSRAKLTAQYSQAKLGQLWQVATPLLNAAVYFFIFGLLLDARRGIPHDVYVPFLVTGVFVFTFTQSSVLTGVRAISGNLGLVRALHFPRASLPVSFALQQLQQLLFSMVVLVVVMIAFGSFPGLSWLLVIPALLLQFVFNTGLALIFARMGSKTPDLAQLMPFVLRTWMYASGVMFSIPAMLQGKDVPGWLADVLQWNPAAIYMDLVRFALIDDYGSSYLPPHVWAFAVGWAVLAGVVGFVYFWKAEERYGRG; encoded by the coding sequence GTGAGTGAGACCACGCACGACGGCACGGTCGCGGTCGGCGCGCCCGTGCCGCCCGACGAGGGCCTGTCGGCGGACCGGCTGGCCGCCAAGTACGGGCTGTCCGTCAGCGGCGCCCGGCCGTCCCTCATCGAGTACGTCCGCCAGCTCTGGGACCGGCGGCACTTCATCCTCGCCTTCTCCCGGGCGAAGCTGACCGCCCAGTACAGCCAGGCCAAGCTGGGCCAGCTGTGGCAGGTGGCGACCCCGCTGCTGAACGCGGCCGTGTACTTCTTCATCTTCGGTCTGCTGCTGGACGCCCGCCGGGGCATCCCGCACGACGTCTACGTGCCGTTCCTGGTGACGGGCGTGTTCGTGTTCACCTTCACCCAGAGCTCGGTGCTCACCGGCGTGCGGGCGATCTCGGGGAACCTGGGGCTGGTGCGGGCCCTGCACTTCCCGCGGGCCTCGCTGCCCGTCTCCTTCGCGCTCCAGCAGCTCCAGCAGCTGCTGTTCTCGATGGTCGTGCTCGTCGTCGTGATGATCGCCTTCGGCAGCTTCCCGGGGCTGTCCTGGCTGCTGGTGATCCCCGCGCTGCTGCTGCAGTTCGTTTTCAACACCGGCCTCGCGCTGATCTTCGCGCGGATGGGCAGCAAGACGCCCGACCTGGCGCAGCTGATGCCGTTCGTGCTGCGCACCTGGATGTACGCGTCCGGCGTGATGTTCAGCATCCCGGCGATGCTGCAGGGCAAGGACGTGCCGGGCTGGCTCGCCGACGTGCTGCAGTGGAACCCGGCGGCGATCTACATGGACCTGGTCCGCTTCGCGCTGATCGACGACTACGGCTCCTCGTACCTGCCCCCGCACGTGTGGGCGTTCGCGGTGGGCTGGGCGGTACTGGCCGGCGTGGTCGGCTTCGTCTACTTCTGGAAGGCTGAGGAGAGGTACGGCCGTGGCTGA
- a CDS encoding phosphocholine cytidylyltransferase family protein yields MIGLVLAAGAGRRLRPYTDSLPKALVPVGPAGIEGEPTVLDLTLGNFAEIGLTEAGIIVGYRKEAVYERKAALEAKYGLKLTLIDNDKAEEWNNAYSLWCGRDALRDGVILANGDTVHPVSVEKTLLAARGEGRRIILALDTVKQLADEEMKVVVDPEKGMTRITKLMDPAEATGEYIGVTLIEGDAAPELADALKTVWETDPQQFYEHGYQELVNRGFRIDTAPIGDVKWVEIDNHDDLARGREIACQY; encoded by the coding sequence ATGATCGGCCTCGTGCTGGCGGCCGGCGCCGGACGGCGTCTGCGCCCCTACACCGACAGCCTTCCCAAGGCGCTGGTGCCGGTGGGGCCCGCGGGCATAGAGGGCGAACCGACGGTTCTCGACCTCACCCTCGGCAACTTCGCGGAGATCGGCCTCACCGAGGCCGGGATCATCGTCGGCTACCGCAAGGAGGCCGTGTACGAGCGGAAGGCGGCCCTGGAGGCCAAGTACGGCCTCAAGCTCACCCTCATCGACAACGACAAGGCCGAGGAGTGGAACAACGCCTACTCCCTGTGGTGCGGCCGTGACGCCCTCAGGGACGGCGTGATCCTCGCCAACGGCGACACCGTGCACCCGGTCTCCGTCGAGAAGACCCTGCTCGCCGCCCGCGGCGAGGGCAGGAGGATCATCCTCGCCCTCGACACGGTCAAGCAGCTCGCCGACGAGGAGATGAAGGTCGTCGTCGACCCCGAGAAGGGCATGACGAGGATCACCAAGCTGATGGACCCCGCCGAGGCGACCGGCGAGTACATCGGCGTCACCCTCATCGAGGGCGACGCCGCCCCCGAGCTGGCCGACGCGCTCAAGACCGTGTGGGAGACCGACCCGCAGCAGTTCTACGAGCACGGCTACCAGGAGCTGGTCAACCGCGGCTTCCGCATCGACACGGCGCCGATCGGCGACGTGAAGTGGGTGGAGATCGACAACCACGACGATCTCGCCCGCGGACGGGAGATCGCGTGCCAGTACTGA
- the idi gene encoding isopentenyl-diphosphate Delta-isomerase, which produces MPITPATATNSPSNGAAEPILLELVDEDGVTLGTAEKLAAHQPPGQLHRAFSVFLFDERGRLLLQQRALGKYHSPGVWSNTCCGHPYPGEAPFAAAARRTFEELGVSPSLLAEAGTVRYNHPDPVSGLVEQEYNHLFVGMVQATTRPDPEEVASTAFVTPAELAERHARDTFSAWFPTVLDAARPAARELTGPSAGW; this is translated from the coding sequence ATGCCGATCACACCTGCCACCGCGACGAACAGCCCGTCGAACGGCGCCGCAGAGCCGATTTTGCTGGAACTGGTCGACGAGGACGGCGTGACGCTCGGCACCGCGGAGAAGCTCGCCGCGCATCAGCCGCCGGGACAGCTGCACCGGGCGTTCTCGGTGTTCCTCTTCGACGAGCGGGGACGGCTGCTGCTCCAGCAGCGGGCGCTCGGCAAGTACCACTCCCCCGGCGTGTGGTCCAACACCTGCTGCGGTCATCCGTACCCAGGGGAGGCGCCGTTCGCCGCGGCGGCCCGGCGGACCTTCGAGGAGCTGGGTGTCTCCCCCTCGCTGCTCGCCGAGGCCGGAACGGTCCGCTACAACCACCCGGACCCGGTCTCGGGCCTGGTCGAGCAGGAGTACAACCACCTCTTCGTCGGCATGGTGCAGGCGACGACGCGGCCGGATCCGGAGGAGGTCGCGTCCACCGCGTTCGTGACCCCGGCGGAGCTGGCGGAGCGGCACGCCAGGGACACCTTCTCGGCCTGGTTCCCGACCGTCCTCGACGCGGCCCGCCCGGCCGCCCGCGAGCTGACGGGACCGTCGGCGGGCTGGTGA
- a CDS encoding iron-containing alcohol dehydrogenase family protein, with protein sequence MPVLTRLIPSPVVVDIRPGALDDLGCVLADERISQSGRLAIAVSGGSGARLRERIAPSLPAAGWFEVGGGTIDDAVRLAGAIKAGRYDAVVGLGGGKIIDCAKFAAARVGLPLVAVATNLAHDGLCSPVATLDNDAGRGSYGVPNPIAVVIDLNVIREAPVRFVRSGIGDALSNISAVADWELSHRVNGEKIDGLAAAMARQAGEAVLRHPGGAGDDGFLQVLAEALVLTGIAMSVSGDSRPSSGACHEINHAFDLLHPKRAAAHGEQCGLGAAFAMYLRGAHEESAYMAEVLRRHGLPVLPEEIGFTVDEFVRVVEFAPETRPGRFTILEHLDLKTEQIKDIYADYVKAIGS encoded by the coding sequence GTGCCAGTACTGACCCGGCTCATCCCCTCACCGGTCGTGGTGGACATCCGTCCGGGTGCCCTCGACGACCTGGGCTGCGTCCTCGCCGACGAGCGCATCTCGCAGTCGGGCCGGCTCGCCATCGCCGTCAGCGGTGGTTCCGGCGCCCGGCTGCGCGAACGGATCGCGCCCTCGCTGCCCGCCGCGGGCTGGTTCGAGGTCGGCGGCGGCACCATCGACGACGCGGTACGGCTGGCGGGCGCCATAAAGGCCGGCCGCTACGACGCGGTCGTCGGCCTCGGCGGCGGCAAGATCATCGACTGTGCCAAGTTCGCGGCGGCGCGCGTGGGGCTTCCCCTGGTCGCCGTCGCCACCAACCTGGCGCACGACGGCCTCTGCTCGCCGGTGGCGACCCTCGACAACGACGCGGGCCGCGGTTCGTACGGAGTGCCGAACCCGATCGCGGTCGTCATCGACCTCAACGTCATCCGGGAGGCCCCGGTCCGCTTCGTGCGCTCCGGCATCGGTGACGCCCTCTCCAACATCTCCGCCGTCGCCGACTGGGAGCTGTCCCACCGCGTCAACGGGGAGAAGATCGACGGCCTCGCCGCCGCCATGGCCCGGCAGGCCGGCGAGGCGGTGCTGCGGCACCCGGGCGGAGCCGGCGACGACGGCTTCCTCCAGGTGCTGGCCGAGGCACTGGTCCTCACCGGCATCGCCATGTCCGTGTCGGGCGACTCCCGCCCGTCCTCCGGCGCCTGCCACGAGATCAACCATGCCTTCGACCTGCTCCACCCCAAGCGGGCCGCCGCCCACGGCGAACAGTGCGGACTGGGCGCGGCCTTCGCGATGTACCTGCGCGGAGCCCACGAGGAATCGGCCTACATGGCCGAGGTGCTCCGCCGCCACGGGCTTCCGGTACTGCCGGAGGAGATCGGGTTCACGGTGGACGAATTCGTCCGCGTCGTCGAGTTCGCCCCGGAGACCCGCCCCGGACGTTTCACCATCCTCGAGCACCTCGACCTGAAGACCGAACAGATCAAGGACATCTACGCCGACTATGTCAAGGCCATCGGTAGCTGA
- a CDS encoding DUF5941 domain-containing protein: MSTAILTGQPVPGSSLEGDLRSLGFDVRIASGAAEAGPLLASVPAGQRVAVVDARFVGHAHALRLGLTDPRFPLSAIPGAVTAQPAGRDALARAMAREDSSGGSAAGGTALAGSLADRVVTVLDGDGAEVHRPELGSLVATVPGDPQARNEARQAVAAVDDEAVRLKSAVKARDGFFTTYCVSPYSRYLARWCARRGLTPNQVTTASLLTALIAAACAATGTRGGFVAAGVLLIASFVLDCTDGQLARYSLQYSTLGAWLDATFDRAKEYAYYAGLALGAARGGDDVWALALGAMVLQTCRHVVDFSFNEANHDATANTSPTAALSDKLDSVGWTVWVRRMIVLPIGERWAMIAVLTALTTPRITFYALLAGCAFAATYTTAGRVLRSLTRRAKRTDRAAQALADLADSGPLVEALTRGGKSPAGRPPGSVAPAAALLGGAAVVATAALTGFGGPWTAVAACVYVLASALAVARPLKGALDWLVPPFFRAAEYGTVLALAADADVNGALPAAYGLVAAVAYHHYDTVYRIRGNAGASPRWLVRALGGHEGRTLAVALLAAVLTASQFTVALTALAVAVALLVLVESIRFWVSAGAPAVHDEGEPA; this comes from the coding sequence TTGTCGACCGCCATCCTCACCGGTCAGCCGGTCCCCGGTTCGTCACTCGAGGGCGATCTGCGTTCCCTCGGCTTCGACGTCCGGATCGCGTCCGGCGCCGCCGAGGCCGGGCCGCTGCTCGCCTCAGTGCCCGCCGGGCAGCGGGTCGCCGTGGTCGACGCCCGGTTCGTGGGCCACGCGCACGCGCTGCGCCTCGGCCTCACCGACCCCCGCTTCCCGCTCTCCGCGATCCCCGGCGCCGTCACCGCCCAGCCGGCCGGCCGCGACGCCCTGGCGCGCGCGATGGCCCGCGAGGACTCCTCCGGCGGCTCCGCGGCCGGCGGCACCGCCCTGGCCGGCAGCCTCGCCGACCGCGTCGTCACCGTCCTCGACGGCGACGGCGCCGAGGTGCACCGCCCGGAGCTCGGCAGCCTCGTCGCCACCGTCCCCGGCGACCCCCAGGCCCGCAACGAGGCCCGGCAGGCCGTCGCAGCCGTCGACGACGAGGCGGTACGCCTGAAGTCGGCGGTGAAGGCCCGCGACGGCTTCTTCACCACCTACTGCGTGAGCCCGTACTCCCGCTACCTAGCCCGCTGGTGCGCCCGCCGCGGACTGACCCCCAACCAGGTCACCACCGCCTCGCTGCTCACCGCGCTCATAGCCGCCGCCTGCGCCGCCACCGGCACCCGCGGCGGCTTCGTCGCCGCCGGCGTGCTGCTCATCGCCTCCTTCGTGCTGGACTGCACCGACGGCCAGCTCGCCCGCTACTCCCTGCAGTACTCCACCCTCGGCGCCTGGCTCGACGCCACGTTCGACCGCGCCAAGGAGTACGCCTACTACGCGGGGCTCGCCCTCGGGGCCGCCCGCGGCGGCGACGACGTATGGGCCCTCGCCCTCGGCGCGATGGTCCTCCAGACCTGCCGGCACGTGGTGGACTTCTCGTTCAACGAGGCCAACCACGACGCCACCGCCAACACCAGCCCCACCGCCGCCCTCTCCGACAAGCTCGACAGCGTCGGCTGGACGGTCTGGGTGCGCCGCATGATCGTCCTGCCGATCGGCGAGCGCTGGGCGATGATCGCCGTCCTCACGGCCCTCACCACCCCCCGGATCACCTTCTACGCCCTGCTCGCCGGCTGCGCCTTCGCCGCGACGTACACCACCGCGGGCCGTGTGCTGCGCTCGCTGACCCGCAGGGCGAAGCGGACCGACCGGGCGGCACAGGCCCTGGCGGACCTCGCCGACTCGGGCCCGCTCGTCGAGGCGCTCACCCGCGGGGGGAAGAGCCCCGCGGGCCGTCCGCCCGGCTCCGTGGCCCCTGCCGCCGCCCTGCTCGGCGGCGCCGCCGTCGTCGCCACGGCCGCGCTCACCGGATTCGGCGGCCCCTGGACGGCCGTCGCCGCCTGCGTCTACGTCCTGGCCTCCGCACTCGCCGTCGCCCGCCCCCTCAAGGGCGCCCTCGACTGGCTCGTCCCCCCGTTCTTCCGCGCCGCCGAGTACGGCACCGTCCTCGCACTGGCGGCCGACGCGGACGTGAACGGAGCCCTTCCGGCGGCCTACGGCCTGGTGGCCGCGGTCGCCTACCATCACTACGACACGGTCTACCGCATCCGCGGCAACGCGGGCGCGTCCCCGCGCTGGCTGGTGCGGGCGCTCGGCGGGCACGAGGGGCGCACCCTCGCGGTCGCCCTACTGGCGGCCGTGCTCACCGCTTCCCAGTTCACCGTCGCGCTCACGGCCCTCGCCGTGGCCGTGGCCCTGCTGGTGCTCGTCGAGAGCATCCGCTTCTGGGTGTCCGCAGGGGCGCCCGCCGTACACGATGAAGGAGAACCCGCATGA
- a CDS encoding CDP-alcohol phosphatidyltransferase family protein, with translation MSRPSVAELRPVVHPPGVKDRRSGEHWMGRLYMREVSLRVDRYLVNTRVTPNQLTYLMTVFGVLAAPALLVPGIAGAVLGLVMVQLYLLLDCVDGEVARWKKQYSLGGVYLDRVGAYLTDAAVLVGLGLRAADLWGTGRIDWLWAFLGTLAALGAILIKAETDLVGVARHQGGLPPVKEAASEPRSSGMALARRAAAALKFHRLILGMEASLLILVLAIADAVRDDLFFTRLGVAVLAGIALLQTLFHLVSVLASSRLK, from the coding sequence ATGTCAAGGCCATCGGTAGCTGAACTCCGTCCGGTCGTGCACCCCCCGGGGGTGAAGGACCGGCGCAGCGGTGAGCACTGGATGGGACGCCTCTACATGCGAGAGGTGTCCCTGCGGGTGGACCGCTACCTGGTGAACACCAGGGTCACGCCCAACCAGCTCACGTACCTGATGACCGTCTTCGGCGTCCTCGCGGCCCCGGCCCTGCTGGTGCCGGGGATCGCGGGGGCCGTCCTCGGCCTGGTCATGGTCCAGCTGTACCTCCTGCTGGACTGCGTCGACGGCGAGGTCGCCCGCTGGAAGAAGCAGTACTCGCTCGGCGGGGTCTACCTCGACCGGGTGGGCGCCTACCTCACCGACGCGGCCGTCCTGGTCGGCCTCGGCCTGCGCGCCGCCGACCTGTGGGGCACGGGCCGCATCGACTGGCTCTGGGCCTTCCTCGGCACCCTGGCCGCGCTCGGCGCGATCCTGATCAAGGCGGAGACCGACCTCGTCGGCGTCGCCCGCCACCAGGGCGGGCTGCCGCCCGTCAAGGAGGCCGCGTCCGAACCGCGCTCCTCCGGCATGGCACTGGCCCGCAGGGCCGCCGCCGCCCTGAAGTTCCACCGGCTGATCCTCGGCATGGAGGCGTCCCTGCTGATCCTCGTCCTCGCGATCGCCGACGCGGTCCGGGACGACCTCTTCTTCACCCGCCTCGGCGTCGCCGTCCTCGCCGGCATCGCCCTGCTGCAGACGCTGTTCCACCTGGTGTCCGTCCTCGCCTCCAGCAGGCTGAAGTGA